One stretch of Deinococcus ficus DNA includes these proteins:
- a CDS encoding DUF6915 family protein, producing MAHPWHHAVSSARRFGGAPEDYLGIHQWFDQTKAHLPDARHRALLHSSFGIFLCEQVHGPTLVNSMGRHVPVRVIGEQHVQEDMGGTIPTVQDWLGELPLRPWMAVGARGLRTRLEGEAVPRRATRPKGAVLGADDE from the coding sequence ATGGCGCATCCCTGGCATCACGCCGTCTCCAGCGCCCGCCGGTTTGGCGGCGCCCCCGAGGACTACCTGGGCATCCACCAGTGGTTCGACCAGACCAAGGCGCACCTGCCGGACGCCCGGCACCGTGCCCTGCTGCACTCCAGTTTCGGAATCTTCCTGTGCGAGCAGGTGCACGGCCCCACCCTGGTAAACTCCATGGGGCGGCACGTGCCGGTGCGCGTGATCGGTGAGCAGCACGTGCAGGAGGACATGGGCGGCACCATCCCCACCGTGCAGGACTGGTTGGGGGAACTGCCGCTGCGCCCCTGGATGGCCGTGGGCGCGCGCGGGCTGCGCACCCGCCTGGAGGGGGAAGCGGTACCGCGCCGCGCCACCCGGCCCAAGGGGGCGGTTCTGGGGGCGGACGATGAATGA